A portion of the Paucilactobacillus hokkaidonensis JCM 18461 genome contains these proteins:
- a CDS encoding NAD(P)/FAD-dependent oxidoreductase has product MTKIAIIGGGIVGATAAFYLVQTKDNQVTVFDEPHGQATRAAAGIISPWLSKRRNQKWYRLANAGTQLYPQLVIDAQLDQRAYHEVGTLITRKTDVKLDELWQLAQARLQSAPQMKNIVRWSPQKINAELPFFKPDIFAGGVFVTGGARVDGKQLVNQLLRHANVQLVKQHAQIKRQQTQILVNQQPFDQIIIAGGARAPELVQQLGFNLLVRPQKGQLIELADNDLAITGNMPVVMPEGERDIIPVGKHQLMIGATHENDQGFDLTASTQVINDLLKSGQSVITGLTESMITNVRVGTRAYTDDFAPFFGQLPALKNVWIASGLGSSGLTTGPIIAKLMAQSINGENVDLTPFTLPVTNYLSSIDRKA; this is encoded by the coding sequence TTGACAAAAATTGCGATTATAGGTGGCGGAATTGTTGGTGCGACCGCTGCGTTTTATCTTGTACAAACAAAAGACAACCAAGTCACTGTGTTTGATGAGCCACATGGCCAGGCAACCAGGGCTGCAGCTGGCATTATTTCGCCATGGCTGTCAAAGCGACGTAATCAAAAATGGTATCGACTTGCCAATGCCGGTACGCAATTGTATCCGCAATTAGTAATAGATGCACAACTAGATCAGCGTGCCTATCATGAAGTGGGTACATTGATAACTAGAAAAACAGACGTCAAATTAGATGAGCTATGGCAATTAGCACAAGCAAGACTGCAATCTGCGCCACAAATGAAAAATATTGTGCGTTGGTCGCCACAAAAAATTAATGCTGAATTACCCTTTTTTAAACCGGACATATTTGCTGGCGGAGTATTTGTGACTGGCGGAGCTAGAGTTGATGGCAAGCAACTGGTAAATCAGTTATTAAGGCATGCAAATGTGCAGTTAGTAAAACAACATGCCCAAATTAAACGACAACAAACCCAAATATTGGTTAATCAGCAACCATTCGATCAAATTATAATTGCAGGTGGTGCGAGAGCCCCTGAGTTAGTGCAACAATTAGGCTTTAATCTGTTAGTACGGCCACAAAAAGGACAATTGATCGAGCTTGCTGATAATGATTTAGCTATTACGGGTAATATGCCGGTAGTTATGCCAGAAGGTGAACGTGATATCATTCCAGTTGGGAAGCATCAGTTGATGATTGGTGCAACCCATGAAAATGATCAAGGATTCGATTTAACTGCGTCCACTCAAGTGATTAACGATCTACTTAAAAGTGGCCAATCAGTAATTACAGGGCTCACGGAGTCAATGATTACCAATGTTCGAGTCGGGACGCGAGCTTACACAGATGATTTTGCACCGTTCTTTGGTCAACTACCAGCATTAAAAAATGTTTGGATTGCAAGTGGATTAGGATCTTCAGGCTTGACGACTGGTCCAATCATTGCCAAATTAATGGCCCAGTCAATCAATGGCGAGAATGTTGATCTGACACCGTTCACATTGCCAGTTACCAATTATCTATCTTCAATTGATCGTAAGGCTTGA
- the lspA gene encoding signal peptidase II produces the protein MPYYLALMIVLVLSDQILKHWITVHIALDAVSRLVPSVLSLTNLRNSGAAWSILEGQQWFFTIISLLAVGFVGYYLWRFRHSFWYALPLTFILAGTFGNFIDRLRFGYVVDMFQLDFINFPIFNLADTFLTIGVLVLIVVIWREGEHENA, from the coding sequence ATGCCGTATTATTTAGCATTAATGATTGTTTTAGTTTTAAGCGATCAAATTTTAAAGCATTGGATTACCGTGCACATAGCATTAGATGCAGTTAGTCGGTTAGTTCCTAGTGTATTATCACTAACTAATTTACGTAATAGTGGAGCTGCCTGGAGTATCTTAGAGGGGCAACAATGGTTTTTTACCATCATTTCGTTACTTGCTGTCGGTTTTGTTGGTTATTATTTATGGCGTTTTAGACATTCCTTTTGGTATGCATTACCACTAACGTTTATTTTGGCCGGAACATTTGGTAATTTTATTGATCGACTGCGGTTCGGCTATGTCGTTGATATGTTTCAGCTAGATTTTATTAATTTTCCAATTTTTAATTTGGCTGACACTTTTTTGACAATTGGCGTGCTAGTTTTAATTGTTGTCATTTGGCGAGAAGGAGAACACGAAAATGCCTGA
- a CDS encoding MarR family winged helix-turn-helix transcriptional regulator, with the protein MKDSLSALREIERNHRSALLAITKKAHLTIAEWQLLLFILADNTTQEQLSNATSLDTSTLSRQLKNLVAKEMLNKTPTGRDKRQLIYSITELGKQSVNQINDDYKQLANQIFDRWTDEEKNLLQILLNRLDKSIARIEKHNQ; encoded by the coding sequence ATGAAAGATAGTTTAAGTGCACTACGTGAAATTGAGCGAAATCATCGGAGTGCATTGCTTGCAATTACTAAAAAAGCGCATCTAACCATTGCAGAATGGCAATTATTGCTTTTTATTCTTGCTGACAATACAACACAAGAACAGTTATCTAATGCAACTTCATTAGATACTTCAACACTCAGTCGTCAATTAAAGAATTTGGTAGCTAAAGAAATGCTTAATAAAACTCCCACTGGACGTGATAAACGGCAATTAATTTATTCTATCACTGAATTGGGAAAACAGTCAGTCAATCAGATTAATGATGACTATAAACAATTAGCTAATCAGATATTTGATCGATGGACAGATGAAGAAAAAAATTTACTTCAGATTCTATTAAATCGATTAGATAAGAGTATTGCTCGGATTGAAAAACACAATCAATAA
- a CDS encoding EbsA family protein gives MEEEQQRYFYQPNPVSAIISWCWTILILLLGIIVWLEFTHFQWITAALFIVFIVLAFLQIQRRTLLMTPKALVFNRMLQQRYLVIPREMVHQLRFTKRTLQLTVNGQTMYFSFTPSTLAIIKQQLSNN, from the coding sequence ATGGAAGAAGAACAACAACGTTATTTTTATCAACCTAATCCCGTTAGCGCAATTATTAGTTGGTGCTGGACGATTTTAATTTTATTATTGGGTATTATTGTGTGGCTCGAGTTTACTCATTTCCAATGGATCACCGCTGCTTTATTCATCGTTTTCATAGTATTAGCTTTTCTGCAAATCCAGCGGCGGACATTGTTAATGACACCCAAAGCATTAGTATTTAATCGAATGTTACAACAACGCTATTTAGTAATTCCTCGCGAAATGGTGCATCAACTTAGATTTACAAAGCGCACGCTGCAGTTAACCGTAAATGGGCAAACAATGTATTTTTCGTTTACCCCAAGTACGCTAGCAATTATTAAACAGCAATTATCGAATAATTAA
- a CDS encoding ribonuclease HI family protein has protein sequence MLRLFTDAATLGNPGPTGLGVLIIHDQQQIQLKQSLATATNHEGEFSAAIMGFNYLINHFDASETVLFYTDSRLVSDSIGKNHSKNFNEQFQQLSNYLNYFSLVVTRWLPEKQNQGAHQLANQALRSIEDR, from the coding sequence ATGCTGAGACTATTTACAGATGCAGCTACATTAGGAAATCCTGGTCCAACTGGTTTAGGAGTATTAATTATCCATGACCAGCAACAAATTCAATTAAAACAAAGTTTAGCCACGGCGACAAACCATGAAGGAGAATTCAGTGCTGCTATCATGGGATTCAATTATTTAATTAACCACTTTGATGCTAGCGAAACTGTTCTTTTTTATACTGATAGTCGCCTAGTTAGTGATTCAATTGGTAAAAATCATAGTAAAAATTTTAATGAACAATTCCAGCAATTAAGTAATTATTTAAATTATTTTTCACTAGTAGTAACTCGTTGGCTGCCTGAGAAACAAAATCAAGGTGCCCATCAATTGGCTAATCAAGCCTTACGATCAATTGAAGATAGATAA
- a CDS encoding NFACT RNA binding domain-containing protein has translation MSFDGFFTHAMVHELNDLLATGRIAKIHQPYPSEVILIIRANRHNYSVLLSANPTYPRIQITEIPFKNPKVPTKFTMTLRKYIEGSILKSIDQVDNDRIVRFNISTRDELGDEQELVLVSEIMARHSNISLVNTATNKIIDTVKHVGSDQNRYRLLLPGATFIMPPKQDKLNPFIANQEYAQLVMKTDDQAKLAGQLQQAYQGMGTDSAQELAYQLLHTDNVANQYQSFLRSFDQVAPTLSITETQKMGFTAFRPTSLPSNTNYKSFTTLSALLDGFYADKAQQDRTKQLGGDLIRVVHNELKKNKTKVKKLEKTLLDTHKADDFRIRGEILTTYLHEIKPGMTEITLANFYDNNQPIKIDLSNQLTPSQNAQRYFTKYQKLKNAVSHVNEQLKIATAEIEYLENIQAQIEIGNPADTEEIKLELQQQGYLRARQNNRKKKITVSKPEEFTASDGTTILVGKNNLQNDRLTFKIANKDDIWLHVKDIPGSHVVIRNSDPSEQTLLEAAKLAAYYSKGRQSANVAVDYVPIKRVKKPNGSKPGFVIFEGQSTVYVTPDESVPK, from the coding sequence ATGTCATTTGATGGCTTTTTCACCCATGCAATGGTTCACGAATTAAATGATCTATTAGCAACCGGTAGAATTGCAAAAATTCACCAGCCCTACCCGTCTGAAGTGATTTTAATAATACGGGCTAATCGACACAACTATTCAGTTTTATTATCAGCAAATCCTACCTATCCTAGGATTCAAATTACTGAGATTCCATTTAAAAATCCAAAGGTTCCAACAAAATTTACAATGACGTTACGAAAGTATATTGAAGGATCAATTTTAAAATCAATCGATCAAGTTGATAATGATCGCATTGTTAGGTTTAATATATCGACCCGAGATGAACTTGGCGATGAACAAGAACTTGTACTGGTTAGTGAAATAATGGCACGGCACAGCAATATTTCACTAGTAAATACTGCAACTAATAAAATTATTGATACAGTTAAGCATGTTGGTTCTGATCAAAACCGTTATCGCCTACTATTACCCGGTGCTACCTTCATTATGCCGCCAAAACAAGACAAATTAAATCCGTTTATTGCCAACCAAGAATATGCTCAATTAGTAATGAAAACTGATGATCAAGCAAAACTAGCTGGTCAATTACAGCAAGCATATCAAGGAATGGGAACTGACTCCGCTCAAGAATTGGCATATCAACTTTTGCATACTGATAATGTTGCCAATCAATATCAATCATTTTTACGAAGCTTTGATCAGGTAGCACCAACACTGTCCATAACTGAAACACAGAAAATGGGATTCACTGCCTTTAGACCAACTAGCTTGCCAAGCAACACTAATTACAAAAGCTTCACAACTCTTTCTGCATTACTTGATGGCTTTTATGCTGATAAAGCACAACAAGATCGAACGAAACAATTGGGTGGAGACCTAATTAGGGTAGTTCATAATGAATTAAAGAAAAATAAAACAAAAGTAAAAAAGTTGGAAAAAACATTACTCGATACTCATAAGGCAGACGACTTTCGTATTCGTGGTGAAATACTGACTACTTACCTGCATGAAATTAAACCAGGTATGACCGAGATTACATTGGCTAATTTTTATGACAATAATCAGCCAATAAAAATTGATTTATCAAATCAACTGACCCCGTCACAAAATGCCCAACGTTACTTTACTAAATATCAAAAATTAAAAAATGCTGTTAGCCATGTGAATGAACAATTGAAGATTGCAACGGCTGAAATTGAATATTTAGAGAATATTCAAGCACAAATTGAAATTGGTAATCCAGCTGATACTGAAGAAATTAAACTTGAGCTACAACAACAAGGTTACTTGCGTGCTCGACAAAATAACAGGAAAAAGAAGATTACTGTTAGTAAGCCTGAAGAATTTACTGCTAGTGATGGTACAACTATTTTGGTCGGCAAAAACAACCTACAAAATGACAGATTAACATTTAAAATTGCAAACAAAGATGATATTTGGTTACATGTTAAAGACATTCCTGGTTCACACGTTGTAATTAGAAATTCTGATCCATCGGAACAAACATTATTAGAAGCTGCAAAATTAGCGGCTTACTATTCTAAGGGTCGTCAGTCAGCTAATGTTGCTGTCGATTATGTCCCAATTAAACGGGTCAAAAAACCAAATGGTAGTAAACCTGGTTTTGTGATTTTTGAAGGACAATCGACTGTTTATGTTACACCAGACGAATCGGTTCCAAAGTAA
- a CDS encoding ATP-grasp domain-containing protein — protein sequence MVKNIKKVLIIGSGADEISHETELDAATFQVGSGFNQLGIETILIDNNPFSFSLDGNGIDHVCVLPVTLKNVVTVIDQYKPDAILPNLGGLVGIRLMQELLETGITRERDIRLLGIPEATIRQINNPVLLNQTLKQMQAPTTTSQSVRDFEGALEITSSIGFPVIIKPVAPTGSSTRRTCHDNDELADAISVALGQSRVGQAMVQQSIAGYKEIELVVLRDRQGTTMQIAAIEDFDPIGIHAGDSIAFSPTQTLLDREVQKLRDVAFAITRKLRIVGVNHVQFALNSSTGQFYVIKNSPYFDRMTAFSARTTGYPLAIVCANLLAGKTLSEVKLPANFAAKTALIEPALDHIAIRMPIWPFDVLPDADRTLSTQMRSTGSTMGIGRSTEEALVKAIRAAHFHAGSFMVDQQRKLSDDQIVQLLIHPRANRIMILMEALRRGYSINELAELTKIDPFYFHKLKKLQQLEQNLATHPGDGELLQKAKYYGLSDRFIGQLWQLPEKDIAALRGQAQIIPTYKEVDPSAGEFEQHSCSFFATFEQENESQPVNRKKALVIGSGGFRLGNGGAADYFTASVLQQLQAEQYFTILLNNNPNAVSMSPTLSDKQYIEPLETPDIMQIVALEHPDIIYLPNIRKRLAQELKDLDLPIVLLPQNGPLLSHMASGSEFVFNAIFDGEKVYPLGISSYLIQSQSGFGEPTAVVFPAHLNESDQLELTQQGTNEIKQQHSPGLYQTLFVKTERFHREQTRIITLPEIAFLSKSLGVSLARITTQIVTPGTNIKEKLQALMQIKISKTAAYASTFPFKALHLFDESITANNVLGAEMAFGNSTTEALQRLNVKGKFRFHGGSIN from the coding sequence ATGGTTAAAAACATCAAAAAAGTTCTGATTATTGGTAGTGGTGCGGATGAGATTAGCCATGAAACAGAACTTGATGCTGCCACATTTCAGGTTGGGAGTGGCTTTAATCAACTTGGAATTGAGACAATCTTAATTGATAATAATCCATTCTCGTTTTCCTTAGATGGTAACGGAATTGATCATGTTTGTGTTCTGCCGGTTACTTTGAAGAATGTCGTGACGGTCATTGATCAATATAAGCCAGATGCTATTTTACCTAATCTAGGCGGGCTTGTTGGAATTCGACTAATGCAAGAATTGTTGGAAACTGGAATTACGCGTGAACGAGATATCAGATTACTAGGCATTCCTGAAGCAACGATTCGCCAAATTAATAATCCTGTTTTACTTAACCAGACATTAAAGCAAATGCAGGCGCCAACGACAACTAGTCAATCTGTTCGTGATTTTGAAGGCGCACTTGAAATTACCAGTTCCATTGGGTTTCCAGTGATTATTAAACCGGTTGCACCAACTGGTAGTTCCACACGTCGTACTTGTCATGACAACGATGAGCTTGCAGATGCGATTAGTGTTGCTCTAGGACAGTCACGAGTGGGGCAGGCGATGGTGCAACAAAGTATTGCAGGTTACAAAGAGATTGAATTAGTGGTTCTGCGAGATCGACAGGGGACGACGATGCAAATAGCTGCAATTGAAGACTTTGATCCAATTGGAATTCATGCTGGTGATTCAATTGCCTTTTCTCCCACACAAACACTGTTGGATCGAGAAGTTCAAAAATTACGTGATGTCGCATTTGCTATTACCAGAAAGTTAAGAATTGTGGGTGTTAATCACGTCCAATTTGCTTTGAATTCTTCAACGGGTCAGTTTTATGTGATTAAAAATAGTCCTTATTTTGATCGAATGACGGCGTTTAGTGCTCGTACAACTGGATATCCATTAGCAATCGTATGTGCTAATTTACTAGCTGGCAAAACCTTAAGTGAAGTTAAATTGCCTGCTAATTTTGCGGCTAAAACAGCCTTAATAGAACCGGCACTAGATCACATTGCCATTAGAATGCCAATTTGGCCGTTTGATGTGTTGCCTGATGCAGATAGAACACTGTCTACTCAAATGCGTTCAACTGGCTCGACAATGGGAATAGGACGTAGCACGGAAGAAGCATTAGTAAAGGCAATTCGAGCGGCTCATTTCCACGCTGGGAGTTTTATGGTTGATCAACAGCGCAAACTTTCAGATGATCAAATTGTCCAGTTGTTAATTCATCCGCGAGCCAATCGAATTATGATTCTGATGGAGGCTTTAAGGCGTGGATATTCGATTAATGAGTTAGCAGAGCTAACTAAAATTGATCCATTTTACTTTCATAAATTAAAAAAATTACAGCAATTAGAGCAAAATCTTGCTACGCATCCAGGAGACGGTGAACTATTACAAAAGGCTAAGTATTACGGGCTAAGTGATCGTTTCATTGGCCAGTTGTGGCAATTGCCGGAAAAAGATATCGCGGCGTTACGAGGACAAGCTCAAATAATTCCAACCTATAAAGAAGTTGATCCATCTGCAGGTGAATTTGAACAACATTCCTGTTCTTTTTTTGCTACTTTTGAACAAGAAAATGAAAGCCAACCAGTTAACCGTAAAAAGGCCTTAGTAATTGGTAGTGGCGGTTTTCGACTTGGTAATGGTGGCGCAGCTGATTATTTTACTGCTAGTGTTTTACAACAACTGCAAGCTGAGCAGTATTTTACAATTTTACTCAACAATAATCCGAATGCAGTTTCGATGAGTCCTACTTTATCAGATAAACAATATATTGAACCGCTGGAGACACCTGACATTATGCAAATTGTAGCGCTTGAGCATCCTGATATTATTTACTTACCAAATATTCGCAAGCGTTTGGCTCAGGAACTTAAGGATCTGGATTTACCAATTGTGTTGTTGCCTCAGAATGGACCATTATTAAGTCATATGGCTAGTGGATCTGAGTTTGTTTTTAATGCAATTTTTGATGGTGAGAAAGTATATCCATTAGGAATCAGTTCCTACTTGATTCAAAGTCAAAGTGGGTTTGGAGAACCAACTGCGGTTGTCTTCCCAGCTCATTTGAATGAGTCAGATCAGCTAGAACTGACTCAACAGGGTACAAACGAAATTAAACAACAGCATAGTCCTGGGTTATACCAAACATTATTTGTTAAGACTGAACGTTTCCATCGTGAACAAACTAGAATTATAACATTGCCCGAGATAGCCTTTTTATCAAAATCATTGGGTGTAAGTTTGGCTAGAATTACAACGCAAATCGTTACACCCGGAACAAATATCAAGGAAAAATTACAGGCTTTAATGCAGATAAAGATCAGCAAAACAGCAGCATATGCATCTACATTTCCATTTAAGGCATTACATTTGTTTGATGAATCAATTACAGCTAATAATGTTCTTGGAGCGGAAATGGCCTTTGGCAATAGTACTACTGAAGCTTTACAACGATTGAATGTTAAAGGAAAATTCAGGTTCCATGGTGGTTCAATTAATTAA
- a CDS encoding carbamoyl phosphate synthase small subunit: MTARYLILEDGSTYRGEGFGAPAITTGELVFNTSMTGYQEIITDQIYHNQIVIFTQPNIGSSGINQANYESILPSIKGVIVRELADVSTNRISRLSLDQYLKQMNIPGITGIDTRAVVRKLRQSGTTLKASIVPEADEHAFDQLNATVLTNHQVAQVAAPKPYPNPGIGTSVVVIDFGLKHGILRELSKRDCNVTVLPYTASAEDILRLDPDGVILSTGPGSPYDLDKSVIEMIQLIQTQIPLFAIGLGHELFAIANQAQIVKLPAEHHGMNHPIREVVTTHIIYASQGQGYAIDRQSVDRRRLFITHVDLLNDTVQGLRHRSYPAFSVQFFPDGAPGPDEANGLFDEFMETMHSREV; encoded by the coding sequence ATGACTGCACGCTATTTAATATTAGAAGATGGTTCAACGTATCGCGGTGAAGGCTTTGGTGCACCAGCTATTACGACTGGTGAATTAGTGTTTAATACTAGTATGACTGGATATCAAGAAATTATCACAGATCAAATTTATCACAACCAAATTGTGATTTTTACGCAACCCAATATTGGTAGTTCAGGCATTAATCAGGCAAATTATGAATCAATTTTGCCCTCCATTAAGGGTGTCATCGTTCGTGAATTGGCTGATGTTTCCACCAATCGGATCAGTCGGCTTTCGTTAGACCAATATCTTAAACAAATGAATATTCCAGGAATAACTGGAATTGATACTAGAGCCGTGGTACGAAAACTGCGACAAAGTGGAACTACATTGAAGGCGAGCATTGTGCCAGAGGCAGATGAACATGCCTTTGATCAGCTAAATGCTACTGTCCTGACTAATCATCAGGTTGCACAGGTAGCTGCGCCAAAACCGTATCCCAATCCTGGAATTGGGACCAGTGTGGTGGTGATTGACTTTGGACTAAAGCATGGTATTTTACGTGAATTGAGTAAGCGTGATTGTAATGTAACCGTTTTACCTTATACTGCGAGTGCAGAAGATATTTTACGATTGGATCCGGACGGAGTTATTTTATCGACGGGACCTGGAAGTCCATACGACTTGGATAAATCTGTGATTGAAATGATCCAATTAATTCAAACCCAAATTCCATTATTTGCAATTGGACTAGGTCATGAATTATTTGCAATTGCCAATCAAGCCCAGATTGTTAAATTACCGGCTGAACATCATGGAATGAATCATCCGATTAGAGAAGTTGTAACCACTCACATCATTTATGCATCGCAAGGGCAAGGATATGCAATTGATCGTCAATCTGTTGATCGTCGTAGATTATTTATTACACACGTCGATTTATTAAATGATACTGTCCAAGGATTACGTCATCGTAGTTATCCAGCATTTTCAGTTCAATTTTTCCCTGATGGGGCACCTGGTCCTGATGAAGCTAATGGCCTATTTGATGAATTCATGGAAACTATGCATAGTCGGGAGGTTTGA
- a CDS encoding formate--tetrahydrofolate ligase, translating to MTDLEIAQAATLNPITKIAAKIGLDEDSIDQYGKYKAKINSVNMGKKLPDNHKLVLVTSINPTPAGEGKSTVLVGLGDALTKLNHKTIIAMREPSMGPVMGMKGGATGGGYSQVVPMEDINLHFTGDIHALTSANNTLAALIDNYILHDNQLDLDPRRIIWKRVLDINDRALRQTITGMGGISQGIVRETGFEITAASELMAVLCLATDLADLKIRISKIVVGYTTDKQPVTVGQLHFEDAITILLKEALKPNLVQTLAHTPTIIHGGPFANIAHGCNSVIATKTALQLADYTVTEAGFGADLGAEKFLDIKRPILGKTPDAIVVVATVRALKYNGGQSLDQLKNEDLAALQTGFANLQRHLDNMNRYGIPLVVSINHFVSDTSAELELLKNYCETQGITAVITDSWAQGGNGTTDLARAVVTATDQPANFKPLYDNQASIAEKIEQIVTNIYGGKEVTFSKKAIRQMKQFTAFGWDNLPICIAKTQYSFSDDPHLLGAPKDFTLHIREFIPKMGAGFIVALAGNILTMPGLPKKPAALNMHIDADGKVTGLF from the coding sequence ATGACAGATTTGGAAATAGCACAAGCAGCTACGTTGAATCCAATCACCAAAATTGCCGCTAAAATTGGGCTAGATGAAGATTCCATTGATCAGTATGGCAAGTATAAAGCAAAAATTAACTCAGTCAATATGGGCAAAAAGCTCCCAGACAACCACAAGTTGGTTCTAGTAACTTCTATTAATCCTACTCCTGCAGGTGAGGGTAAATCAACGGTACTAGTTGGATTAGGGGATGCATTAACAAAACTTAACCATAAAACAATTATTGCGATGCGTGAACCTTCAATGGGCCCAGTAATGGGGATGAAGGGTGGAGCAACTGGCGGTGGCTACAGCCAGGTTGTCCCAATGGAAGACATCAATTTACACTTTACTGGTGATATTCATGCTTTAACAAGTGCTAATAATACGTTGGCCGCCTTAATTGATAATTATATCTTACATGACAATCAACTTGATTTAGATCCACGTCGAATTATTTGGAAACGTGTCTTAGACATTAATGACCGGGCATTACGACAGACAATTACGGGGATGGGTGGTATTTCTCAAGGAATTGTCAGAGAAACTGGGTTCGAGATTACGGCGGCCTCTGAATTAATGGCCGTTTTGTGCTTAGCTACTGATTTAGCGGATCTAAAAATCAGAATTAGTAAAATTGTGGTCGGTTATACGACGGACAAACAACCAGTAACAGTAGGACAATTACATTTTGAAGATGCAATCACAATTCTACTAAAAGAAGCGCTTAAACCTAATTTAGTGCAGACTTTAGCACACACACCAACGATTATTCATGGGGGGCCATTTGCCAATATTGCTCATGGCTGTAACAGCGTGATTGCCACCAAAACAGCCTTACAACTTGCTGACTATACAGTAACCGAAGCTGGATTCGGAGCCGATTTAGGAGCTGAGAAATTTTTAGATATTAAGCGCCCAATTTTAGGGAAAACTCCGGATGCAATTGTGGTTGTTGCAACTGTCCGTGCGTTAAAATACAATGGTGGGCAGTCATTGGATCAACTGAAAAACGAAGACTTAGCGGCATTACAAACTGGATTTGCTAACTTACAGCGCCATCTTGATAATATGAACCGCTATGGGATTCCATTGGTTGTTTCAATTAATCATTTTGTTAGTGATACATCGGCCGAATTGGAATTGTTAAAAAACTATTGTGAAACACAGGGGATTACTGCAGTCATAACAGATAGCTGGGCGCAGGGTGGAAATGGGACGACAGATCTTGCACGTGCTGTTGTCACAGCAACCGACCAGCCAGCTAATTTCAAGCCACTTTACGATAATCAGGCTTCAATCGCTGAAAAAATCGAACAGATTGTCACCAATATTTATGGTGGTAAAGAAGTTACTTTTAGCAAAAAAGCAATTCGTCAAATGAAGCAATTTACAGCATTTGGCTGGGATAACTTACCGATTTGCATTGCCAAGACGCAATACTCTTTTTCTGATGATCCTCATCTACTTGGAGCACCAAAAGATTTTACATTGCACATTCGTGAGTTTATTCCTAAAATGGGAGCTGGGTTTATTGTTGCCTTAGCTGGTAATATTCTTACAATGCCTGGATTACCAAAAAAACCGGCTGCGCTAAATATGCATATTGATGCAGATGGCAAAGTAACTGGCTTGTTTTAG
- a CDS encoding RluA family pseudouridine synthase, which yields MPEALEITIKIESQCGRIDKILSAQLPQFSRSQIQKWITAGTINVNGHHVKAKDQLVIGDVVVIKPTEPKKLSLAPENIPLDIVYEDADVIVVNKPQGMVVHPSVGHPDHTLVNALLYHSPLSTINGEFRPGIVHRIDKDTSGLLMVAKNDQAHRSLAAQLKNKTNKREYVALVHGQIKENGGVIDAPIGRSPSNRQKQAIVADGRHAVTHFSVLKRYQHYTLISCRLETGRTHQIRVHMQYINHPVAGDPLYGPHKTLAGNGQYLHARVLGFKHPVTGEEMTFEAPLPQNFKDILTHLDNTDALG from the coding sequence ATGCCTGAAGCATTAGAAATTACTATTAAAATTGAATCGCAATGTGGCCGCATTGATAAAATATTAAGTGCACAACTACCACAATTTTCGCGTTCTCAAATTCAAAAATGGATCACTGCAGGGACCATCAATGTCAACGGACATCACGTAAAGGCCAAAGACCAATTGGTGATTGGTGACGTTGTAGTCATCAAACCGACGGAGCCAAAAAAGTTGAGCTTAGCTCCTGAAAATATTCCATTAGATATCGTTTACGAGGACGCTGATGTGATTGTGGTTAATAAACCGCAAGGAATGGTTGTTCATCCATCAGTTGGGCATCCTGATCATACACTAGTAAATGCATTGTTATACCATAGCCCGCTATCAACCATTAATGGTGAATTTCGGCCGGGCATCGTTCACCGAATTGATAAAGATACATCTGGGTTATTGATGGTGGCCAAAAACGATCAAGCGCATAGAAGCTTAGCGGCACAATTAAAAAATAAAACGAATAAAAGAGAATATGTAGCATTAGTTCATGGTCAAATTAAAGAAAATGGTGGCGTCATTGATGCACCAATTGGCCGGTCGCCTTCTAATCGGCAAAAACAAGCAATTGTAGCTGATGGGCGGCATGCTGTTACCCACTTTAGTGTGTTAAAGCGATATCAACACTACACTTTGATTAGTTGCCGATTAGAGACTGGCAGAACACATCAAATAAGAGTTCACATGCAATACATTAACCATCCTGTTGCTGGTGATCCATTATATGGTCCACATAAAACGCTTGCTGGGAATGGTCAATATCTGCACGCACGCGTATTAGGGTTTAAACATCCCGTTACGGGTGAAGAAATGACGTTTGAAGCACCGTTACCCCAAAATTTTAAGGATATATTGACACACCTAGATAATACAGATGCACTAGGTTAA